In Elusimicrobiaceae bacterium, the genomic stretch ACCATGCCTAAAATATGATCACTGGCCGGAGTATTCTTCTCTCCGTAAAGTAGATACTCTCCCACAAAAGTGAAAAATCCCAACCCCATCACCAGCATTGCGTTGGCCCGCGGATCATATTGGCTAATACGTACCAGCTCATGCGCCAACACCGCTTCTAACTCGGTCCTAGACAATTGTTTTAAGGTCCCTCTGGACAAAATAATAGCCGACTTTTTAGGAGACATCCCCACCGAAAAAGCATTCATGGATTCATCTTCCAGTACATATAATTTGGGGGTTATCATACCACAACGGATGCACAAAGTGTTCAAGATTTCAAATGCTTCTTCATGCTCAAAGCAGGGCAATTCTTTGGCACGCACACATTCCAAAATAATTTGGTCGCCCTGTTTCCAGGCCTGCCACGCCCAAAAAATAGCCATCCCTATGCATAACGGCAACAGCCACAAACAAGTTTCATGCGCAGACACAAGTGCTTGTCGCCACAAATCACTCCAACTCCACACATTGGTATAAGAAATATACTTTAAGCAACCGAGCAGAAAATAGCCGCCGCAAACAATCAGCCAAATTGCCACAGAAAACGAGATAGGCAGACTGGCCGCCCACAAAACGCTGTTACGTTGGTTACGGCGAATATGTTCATAAGCTACTGCCATGGGTCAACCTCGCAGCACATCGGCGTCCATAGTGCGCAATTTTGCAATACGCTTAGAGGTAGGAGGATGCGTCGCAAACAAGCCGCTGATTTCTGAAAAAAGCCCCATTTTATCCAACGGATTGGCAATACACATAGCGGCCATGCTTGCATGCTGGTCTAATACTTCCACCCGCGGATCTTTTTCTATTTTTTCCAAAGCATTTGCCAAAGCTCCCGGATTGCGCGTCAGAAGCGCGGCTGAAGCATCCGCCTGATATTCGCGAGTACGGGAAACCGCCAAACGAATCAGCGGCGCGATCAAATATCCGTAAATAGCAAAGAAAATACCTAAAATAAGCAAAACCAAACGAGCACCGCCTTCATTTTTACTATTACGTGAAACGCGCGCTCTCAAGGCAGAACGGAAACACATTTCCGATAAAAAGGTAAAAAAGGAAATACCGGCTACTGTAATTAACATCAAACGAATATCTCGGTTTCTGATATGAGAAAGTTCATGGGCAATCACGCCTTCCAGCTCTGCCCGCTCCAAACGCCGCACAATGCCAACGGTCAGGGCAATGGAAGCATGCTCCGGGTCGCGGCCTGTGGCAAAAGCATTTAACGAATTGTCATTAATTAGATAAATTTGGGGTAGCGGTAACCCGGAAGTAATGCATAAATTTTCCACCAAGCGAAAAATTTCGGGCTGAGACTCCTTGGTTATTTTTAAGGCATTGGCTCCGCGCAATAAAAGCTGATCTCCAAAATAGTAAGAAATAATAATCCATAAAACAGCCACTACCCACAATACCGGTATTACGATACTGGCCATACGATTGGCACGCTCTAACGGAGTTCCCTCTCCCATATACGCCGCGCCACTGGTTTCATAGTAACTTTCTGCCGAAGAAATATCCGCTGTTTGTACGGCCAGATTGGTATAGCCGAACAGAAACAGATAGCCCAAAGCCGCAAAGGTGATCGGAAAAAGCAAAACAAGCAGCCACGTGCGCCGCTTGTTTTGCTCTATGAAATCATAAGTGGTAGGCACAACCTACTCCTAAAATTCTACTTTTACAGGTTGGCTGACAGCTGCTTTTTCTGCCTCATCCAATTCGAAGAAATCTTCTTTTTCAAAATGGAACATAGCCGCTACCACATTGCTGGGAAATGTTTCCAATTGATTGTTATAAGCCAATACATTGCCGTTATAAAAACGACGACCGGCTTGCAACTTATCTTCCGTGTCACGCAGTTCGCGTTGCAATTCCAAAAAGTTTTGGTTTGCTTTCAATTCCGGGTAATTTTCGCTGACTGCAAATAAAGATTTCAACGTACCGCTCAAGAAATTTTCCGACTTGGAAACGTCCTTCATATTCTCATGGGGTTCCATGGCCATATTACGCGCTTGGATCACGTTTTCCAAGGTTTCTTTTTCGTGTTTGGCATAACCT encodes the following:
- a CDS encoding M48 family metallopeptidase, producing MPTTYDFIEQNKRRTWLLVLLFPITFAALGYLFLFGYTNLAVQTADISSAESYYETSGAAYMGEGTPLERANRMASIVIPVLWVVAVLWIIISYYFGDQLLLRGANALKITKESQPEIFRLVENLCITSGLPLPQIYLINDNSLNAFATGRDPEHASIALTVGIVRRLERAELEGVIAHELSHIRNRDIRLMLITVAGISFFTFLSEMCFRSALRARVSRNSKNEGGARLVLLILGIFFAIYGYLIAPLIRLAVSRTREYQADASAALLTRNPGALANALEKIEKDPRVEVLDQHASMAAMCIANPLDKMGLFSEISGLFATHPPTSKRIAKLRTMDADVLRG
- a CDS encoding M48 family metalloprotease, producing MAVAYEHIRRNQRNSVLWAASLPISFSVAIWLIVCGGYFLLGCLKYISYTNVWSWSDLWRQALVSAHETCLWLLPLCIGMAIFWAWQAWKQGDQIILECVRAKELPCFEHEEAFEILNTLCIRCGMITPKLYVLEDESMNAFSVGMSPKKSAIILSRGTLKQLSRTELEAVLAHELVRISQYDPRANAMLVMGLGFFTFVGEYLLYGEKNTPASDHILGMV
- a CDS encoding LemA family protein; the protein is MAGLGIVLVLLVVLAIYFVMAYNRFITLRNRVKEAWSDVEVQMKRRYDMIPTLVNTVKGYAKHEKETLENVIQARNMAMEPHENMKDVSKSENFLSGTLKSLFAVSENYPELKANQNFLELQRELRDTEDKLQAGRRFYNGNVLAYNNQLETFPSNVVAAMFHFEKEDFFELDEAEKAAVSQPVKVEF